A region from the Rosa rugosa chromosome 6, drRosRugo1.1, whole genome shotgun sequence genome encodes:
- the LOC133713565 gene encoding uncharacterized protein LOC133713565 gives MDETMMDEDVWVDEVSASDSFSFNVPYPEKIDRDAWSTQLVPEFAKLGLVCTWWNEHEMGCTIDPTIDIPRSDVFLRAQDALYAFISGFSAKLALKVLSGDEWLITRDFEDEISQHPVRERFDNFISKYEKFMKEVGQRFPCELKHNEHCIAFVANARIFEIMAVLVWQVVVHGHLDVEQELNSLLEFYERPSGFEHNPCTDSGPGHDDMMEPSKSLNDQIGELQI, from the exons ATGGACGAGACGATGATGGACGAGGACGTGTGGGTGGACGAGGTGTCAGCGTCCGACTCATTTTCTTTTAATGTGCCCTATCCAGAAAAGATCG ACAGGGATGCTTGGAGTACACAGCTGGTTCCGGAATTTGCTAAGCTTGGCTTAGTATGCACATGGTGGAATGAG CATGAAATGGGATGCACAATCGATCCAACAATAGACATTCCACGCTCGGATGTCTTTCTGAGGGCTCAGGATGCTCTCTATGCTTTCATATCTGGTTTCTCGGCAAAGTTG GCATTGAAAGTACTGTCGGGCGATGAGTGGTTAATCACTAGAGACTTTGAAGACGAGATTAGTCAG CATCCAGTGCGTGAACGGTTCGACAATTTTATTTCCAAATATGAAAAATTC ATGAAGGAGGTTGGTCAGCGGTTCCCCTGTGAACTTAAACATAAT GAACATTGTATTGCTTTTGTGGCAAATGcacgaatatttgaaattatggCGGTTCTCGTGTGGCAAGTAGTTGTGCACGGTCATTTGGATGTTGAACAAGAGCTCAATAGTTTGTTGGAGTTTTATGAGAGGCCTTCCGGATTTGAACATAATCCATGCACTGATTCGGGGCCTGGACATGATGATATGATGGAACCTAGCAAATCACTGAATGATCAAATAGGCGAACTACAGATATGA